DNA from Sulfurimonas gotlandica GD1:
TTTTGGGTATTTTTTTGATTCCCAAGATGCACCTATTACAATAGCTATATTCTTCTTATCACTATTGTCTAGTGGATATTCAGTTGTCTCAAATATAGGCTTTTTATTAAGCAGCATTTCATCACTAATATTAAATCCAAGACCATCAGATGCAAGAAATGTATTTCTCTTAACGATATTTTCATCATACTCTATATGTGAAGTAGTCTTATAAAAATATGAAGCGATACCTTCTCTTGCAGAGTTCTTGTCAAAACCATGAGTATTACTTCCGATAAGTCTTGCTACTATCGCAGATTTCAAAAGCCCTTGGATGTCTATGATAATATCAAACTCACCAAGTGAACGTAGCTCTAAAAAAGTTTGTTTTAAAAGAGAGAAGCTTTTAGACTTCTTCAACTGTTTTAGGTTTAGTGTATGAACAATAGAAACAAGGGGATGATTTTCTAGCAGTGGAGCAAAAACTTCTTCAGTTATCCACTCTATCTTTGCATCTGGATATTTGTCATGGATAAACTGCAGTGTTACTGCACTATTTACTATGTCTCCAAGAGCAGAGAGTCTTACTATAGCTATACGTTTTATATCTTTTTTCATTGTCGGAATTATACCTAATTTAGCATAGTTGTTTGTTTTTTTAGCTCAACAATAATCTCTTTTTGTCTGTTATAAACGTATTCCATGAGAATAGCTTCATGAACTTGGTCTTCATCTAAATTTACAACAACTTTGCAAAACTCTTCATCACACATAGTAAAAATCACTTCTGCTATTAGTGATAGTTTCATATAACCTTCTTCACTGCTGCTTACGGGAAGAGTGAAGTTTAGAGTAACCTCATTTTGTTTTAATGCTTCCATCTGTGGATATAGTCTTGTCTTTACAGCTATAGAGTTCATAGATATATCTAATATTTCTCCATTTAAGGTGCCTTTGTTATGAACTATTGATATTGGAGTTCTTTGTGAGCAAGTTACTCGAGAGTACTTTCTTGCATTTGCACTTCCTTGAACAAATCGAAAGTTTTTAAGTAGTGCAAGCTTCTTTTTAGTATCTATATATTTTACATCTGCAACTATATCTTTTATGAAATTTGAAGACTGAATTACCGTCTCTTTTTCAAAATGTAATACAGTACCCTGAAGCTGTTCATATGTAACATATATCTCTTGATCAGTTTTTTTCACAATAGTAGAAGCCGTATTTATACATAGACCTTTGTATATATTTAGAAGTTTTATAGGTATCTTATTAGTAAATGTAGCTTGAAGAAGTATATCTATTGCTCTGACATCATCTAGTTCATTATCTATATTTATAACTCTATATAGTTTTTTAGAATCTATATCTTTTATTGATATATTTTCTCTTGATATGTCTGAAACAGTTGTTAAAATATTGTTTAATTCTAAATCATTTATATCTAAAGCATATAGTCCGATGATTGGCTTAATCTTTTGCTTTGAAGTGTAAGATGATATATGATGTTGTATTGAGTTGGCTTTTTGTTTTGTAGATTCAAAGTCTAGTCCTTCAAAAAGTGTTAAATAAAGGTTATTGTCATATTGAGCAAGTAGTGTGTGGGATTCTATTTCAATTTCTACTTGTAAAAGTAGGTCACGAACTGCCATCTCTATTTCATATTCACTCCAGTACTGCTTTAAGTTAGACATGTTTTCAACTTGAATAGTTATTATTGAAATGAAACCTTGTGATATGCTTTTTTCTAAAATTTTTTCTTTTAAAATTTCTATGAAATATATACGATTTTTTATAAAATCAACGCCCGATATATCTTGCGTTTTATCATTTGAAATATCTTCTATATATATGTATTTATCATTGTTAAAACTAGACGTAATACTTTTGATGCTATATAATTTTGGAAATCCGGTAAAAGAAAAACTATTCTTTTCTACCATATCACTGTTTAAAAAATCATCTAGCTTAAATTGCGAACAAACAAAGGACTTAACCATATCTAAATCTTTACAATTGAAATCATTATATAGCTTTTGACTTGCAAATATGAGAGAGTTGGAATTGAAAATCATAAAGCAATAATCATTGACTTGAGTCTTTGCTATAGCATTTTCTAGTTGAGATGTTTTGTTAAGCAGTAGTTCTGTTTGAATATTTGAGATAACTTTGGAAATATCATGTTTTGGAGTAATAATACTTTTTACATTTAATAAAGAAGCTAATTGAAAAAGCATTAAATTATGAGAATCATTTATAAAAAAGTATACTAGACTTTGCGTTTTACTTTGAAGTAGTTTTTTTATATGCAGTAAAAGAGTTTTTTCAATTTTATCTATTTCTACCAGGTAAACTTCATCATCTTCAATACTTTTAACCATACTGATGTCAACCAGCTTACAAGATTCAAATGCATTCGCAGTCTCAGATATCTGTTTTGAAGTAGAAATTTTATAATAAAGATGAATCAAACAGTACCCTTAAAAATGGTTATTAACAGATTATATCATATATTTTTTAGAAGTTATAACGGTATATTTAGTAATTGTATTGCATAATAGTGTAAATCGTAAAAGGTGTATGTATGGGAAATTTTAAATTTAGTATTGCAGTTTTTTTAGGGGCTATTTTTTTAGCTACTTCTATGGATGCAGATATAAGTGGAGTAGGTTATGCACAAACAAATAAAGAAGCAAAAAAAGAGGCACTTGCTGATTTGAGTCAAGTTATAAAGAGTGAAGTTCGTTCCAACTTTGAGTCTACAACAACAGATGAAAGTTCAAAAGCTAAGTCAAATATCAAGATAAGTTCAAACTTGCCTATACTAGGTGCGGACTTTACATTTATAGATAGAGCTTTAGAGGTTGAAGCAAGTGTAAAACTAACTCCATTAAAAGTAAATAAACTCTATATGAAGAAACTCCAAAATCTAAACGCAGAGATAAACTCACTACTAAAAGAGCTTCAGAGTTCAAAATCTTCATCTTTGAAATTAAAACTATATGAAGATATTTTTTCACTTTTAAATGAGTATGACAGATATGAAAGCGTAGCAATTATTTTAGGTGCAGAGCTTGAGAAAAGACCCGCAATCACAAAAGCAAAAGTAAAAGCAGAGCTTGCAAAACTAAACTCAAACATAGACTCCATAACTATAGCATGTGGAATTTTAGAAAAAAATTTCCAAGAAGAAAAAATCTTTGTGTATCCTCCACTACTTCAAAACAACACAACTGTAGCAGAGTTTGGTTCAGTCTTTCATAAAGAGTTAAAGTCAAAACTAAAAACTGCAAAAACACCAAAAGATGCTTTGTACTTGCTAATCGGAGAATACACACTCACAAAAAATGCGATGGTTTTAAACTATGAACTTTTAAGCACTCAAACAAATGAAGTAGTAAAATCAAAAACGATAAATATACATCCAGAAGCCTACAAAGATTTAATTATAAAGCCAAAAGGCGTAGATTTTGATGCACTTCTAAACGCTGGCGTAATCAATTCAAGTGATTTAAAAGTATCACTAAACTCAAACAGAGGAAGTGAAAACCTACTTTTTAACAAAGGTGAAGAGATAGAACTTTTTGTAAAACTAAATAAAATGGGGTACTTCTATATAATTGGTTATACGCAGACAAGAGAAGCGAAATTTTCATATTTATTAGAGCTTGGCGAAGGAAGCGGAAATAGTAAATTTGTAAAGTTCATTAATGCAGACGATGCCTCAAGATGGATAAGTCTGGGCGCATTTACAGTTGAACCGCCATTTGGAGTTGAGAGTATTCAGGTCATAGCCTCAAACCAAAAAATAAGCTCACTTCCGTCAAGCAAGTATGACGAGCAAAGTGGCTATTACATAATCTCAAAGGACATCAACAAAGCCCTTGCAACAACCAGAGGATTAAAAAAGAAAGTGAGTCAAAAAGTTGAAATGAGTGAAGATGTCATGAGTTTTACTACTATAAAAAAATAGAGGTGAAGATAATGTTTTATTTTAATAAAGTAATTGTCTATCATTAGTCTCCTAACATTTTTTTAACATTTTAATTTCCTAATATAATAGAATAAAAGCTAAAAGGATACAAAATGTTTGGAGATGTATTGATTGTACCAGCAGTGGTAATGATAATTGGCGCAAGTTTTTTCTTTTTAATAGCTTCTTTGGTTGGTTTATTAAGTGATGGGTTTGTGAGTGAAAATAAAATTGGTTAATTTTGCTATAATCATATATATGAAAGAATAAAAGGATTTTTATGGAACTAAGCTACTTAGGTATTTTATTGATTATAGCAAGTGTTGTTGTAGGTTATTTTATAAGTTATATAAAGTCTAGATTTGAGGTGAGTGCTTATAAAAAAGAGTTGAAAGACTATAAAGAGCACTTACATAGACAGATGAGAATTACTGAAGAAGGTAGTAAGAATCTTGAAAAAGATTTAGCTCAACTCAAAAAAGATAATGAAAATCTAAGAATTTCAGTAAAGACTTTAGGACAAAAACCAGGTCGTGCGGAACTTAGACTTTTAAATATCTATGATGGGGCTTTGAGAAAAATGATGTTAAAAGCTCCTGGTTTTTCATCCGCATGGGAAGTTTCGTTACAAGAGGCTGAGAGAGAGTATGAAGATAATGAAAAAGGCTTTAAGTCAATTATTAAAAAAGTATTTGGACCTAGTATAGCTCAACATACAGAAGCATCACATATCGATAAACAAAAAGAAGGTTTTAATTAGGCTAACCTCTTTGTTATTTTGCCTTTGCTATAATCACACTAATTTAAAAAAAGGCAAGTAAAAGATGGTTGCATCTGATATTCAAGATTTTTCTGAAGGTCGTACTAAAGCTAGGGCGTATTTCTGTTATCTTTTTTCTAAAAATATTCCAAATAGACTTCCGTCGTTAACAATAGATATGATTATGCCTCGTCTGTTAAAGATCAAGGCAGATTTAGAAAAGTGTGAGGGCATCTATCTTTTAGATAATAGAGGTATTCAGGTAACCGCTACATACTCTGCTTCTAAACAAATAGATTCTGATATCGGCAAAATCAGAGCAGATCGTGCTTACTACTACCGTGCTGTAAGAGAAGAAAGATGTACGATTACAGATCCTTATCCTTCTCTAATAACACAAGAGTTGACGGTTACAGCTTCTCAACCAATTTTTTGTGAAGATGGAAATCTTAAATATGTAGCTTGTCTAGATATGCCTCTTGATGAAGTTATAAAAATTGCTCATATGAACACATCTGATGCGTTCTTTTCTAAGTTATTTAAATATTCATATGCAATGTTTGCCTTTGCACTTATAGCAGTTGCACTACTTCTTTTCTCACATGGAATCAAGAGTTTCTTTGTTAATGAGATAACTGTTTCTCATCTGGTTATTGATGATATGTTTAAAGCAACTATTTTACTAACCCTTTCTCTTGCCATATTTGATTTAGCTAAAACTCTCATAGAAGAAGAGATACTTGGGCGGCATAAAGAACCAAATATTTCAGGGCCGCATAAAACAATGGTCAAGTTCTTAGGTTCTATTATAATTGCATTATCTATTGAAGCTCTGATGTTAGTTTTTAAATTTGCTATTACAGATCCTCAGATGCTACTATATTCGATGTATATAATCGGTGGTGTAGCAATGTTAATAGTTAGTTTAGCTATATATATAAAATTTACAAAAGTGAAAAATGACTCATGATAGCAATAGTTGATTACAATATGGGAAATCTGGCAAGTGTTCAAAATGCATTTGCTAAATTAGGTAAAGATACAGTAATAGAGAGTGATCCAAGTAAGTTTAAAGATTATGACAAACTTATTCTTCCCGGTGTAGGTGCATTCGGAGATGCTATGGAGCATTTAAGAGATAGAAATATGATAGAAGCATTAAGAGAGTATGCAGCAAGTGGAAAGTATATGCTTGGTATCTGTCTTGGAATGCAACTTCTTTTTGAGAGC
Protein-coding regions in this window:
- a CDS encoding PilZ domain-containing protein codes for the protein MIHLYYKISTSKQISETANAFESCKLVDISMVKSIEDDEVYLVEIDKIEKTLLLHIKKLLQSKTQSLVYFFINDSHNLMLFQLASLLNVKSIITPKHDISKVISNIQTELLLNKTSQLENAIAKTQVNDYCFMIFNSNSLIFASQKLYNDFNCKDLDMVKSFVCSQFKLDDFLNSDMVEKNSFSFTGFPKLYSIKSITSSFNNDKYIYIEDISNDKTQDISGVDFIKNRIYFIEILKEKILEKSISQGFISIITIQVENMSNLKQYWSEYEIEMAVRDLLLQVEIEIESHTLLAQYDNNLYLTLFEGLDFESTKQKANSIQHHISSYTSKQKIKPIIGLYALDINDLELNNILTTVSDISRENISIKDIDSKKLYRVINIDNELDDVRAIDILLQATFTNKIPIKLLNIYKGLCINTASTIVKKTDQEIYVTYEQLQGTVLHFEKETVIQSSNFIKDIVADVKYIDTKKKLALLKNFRFVQGSANARKYSRVTCSQRTPISIVHNKGTLNGEILDISMNSIAVKTRLYPQMEALKQNEVTLNFTLPVSSSEEGYMKLSLIAEVIFTMCDEEFCKVVVNLDEDQVHEAILMEYVYNRQKEIIVELKKQTTMLN
- a CDS encoding DUF4384 domain-containing protein — translated: MGNFKFSIAVFLGAIFLATSMDADISGVGYAQTNKEAKKEALADLSQVIKSEVRSNFESTTTDESSKAKSNIKISSNLPILGADFTFIDRALEVEASVKLTPLKVNKLYMKKLQNLNAEINSLLKELQSSKSSSLKLKLYEDIFSLLNEYDRYESVAIILGAELEKRPAITKAKVKAELAKLNSNIDSITIACGILEKNFQEEKIFVYPPLLQNNTTVAEFGSVFHKELKSKLKTAKTPKDALYLLIGEYTLTKNAMVLNYELLSTQTNEVVKSKTINIHPEAYKDLIIKPKGVDFDALLNAGVINSSDLKVSLNSNRGSENLLFNKGEEIELFVKLNKMGYFYIIGYTQTREAKFSYLLELGEGSGNSKFVKFINADDASRWISLGAFTVEPPFGVESIQVIASNQKISSLPSSKYDEQSGYYIISKDINKALATTRGLKKKVSQKVEMSEDVMSFTTIKK
- a CDS encoding PDC sensor domain-containing protein yields the protein MVASDIQDFSEGRTKARAYFCYLFSKNIPNRLPSLTIDMIMPRLLKIKADLEKCEGIYLLDNRGIQVTATYSASKQIDSDIGKIRADRAYYYRAVREERCTITDPYPSLITQELTVTASQPIFCEDGNLKYVACLDMPLDEVIKIAHMNTSDAFFSKLFKYSYAMFAFALIAVALLLFSHGIKSFFVNEITVSHLVIDDMFKATILLTLSLAIFDLAKTLIEEEILGRHKEPNISGPHKTMVKFLGSIIIALSIEALMLVFKFAITDPQMLLYSMYIIGGVAMLIVSLAIYIKFTKVKNDS
- the waaC gene encoding lipopolysaccharide heptosyltransferase I, which gives rise to MKKDIKRIAIVRLSALGDIVNSAVTLQFIHDKYPDAKIEWITEEVFAPLLENHPLVSIVHTLNLKQLKKSKSFSLLKQTFLELRSLGEFDIIIDIQGLLKSAIVARLIGSNTHGFDKNSAREGIASYFYKTTSHIEYDENIVKRNTFLASDGLGFNISDEMLLNKKPIFETTEYPLDNSDKKNIAIVIGASWESKKYPKERVAELCNELKENSIILWGSDAEKEDALWICENSAYATIAPKLSLIDLVSLISSVDLLIGNDTGPTHMAWAQNIPSITLFGPTTTRMIYETPINIGIKSSSKVDIYHINKNDFSIKDIEVQKVVTKAKELLK